A single region of the Mycobacterium lentiflavum genome encodes:
- a CDS encoding DoxX family protein: protein MSVLTSPKTYAALGAFHAVDAVLCGVQIAPIRKILDDVGLPENVRPVLPVVKAAAAVGLLSVTRFPALARLTTAMLTLYFVLAVGAHVRVRDKVVNGLPAALFLGLVAAMTVQGPDQN, encoded by the coding sequence ATGAGCGTTTTGACTTCCCCAAAGACGTATGCGGCGCTGGGCGCGTTTCACGCCGTCGACGCCGTGTTGTGCGGCGTCCAGATCGCGCCGATCAGGAAAATCCTCGATGACGTCGGACTCCCGGAGAACGTCAGGCCCGTGCTGCCGGTGGTGAAGGCCGCCGCCGCGGTCGGCTTGCTGTCGGTCACCCGATTCCCCGCGCTGGCGAGGCTGACGACGGCGATGCTGACGCTGTACTTCGTGCTCGCGGTGGGCGCGCACGTGCGAGTGCGGGACAAGGTCGTCAACGGTCTGCCGGCCGCGCTGTTTCTGGGCCTGGTCGCCGCGATGACGGTGCAGGGACCGGATCAGAATTAG